From a region of the Nitrospira sp. genome:
- the prpB gene encoding methylisocitrate lyase: protein MTNRDKNSATQAKTSRLRELLSARALAIPGAFNALVAMQIERAGFEIAYVSGAAISACRGMPDVGLLALSDMAAEAERIARAVSIPTIVDADTGYGGPAQVAESVRVFEEADLAGMQIEDQDTAKKCGHLSGKRLVPRGEMAAKIEAAVQAKKDRNFMIVARTDARGVEGLDAAVQRAMTYVEAGADALFPEALESAEEFRTFAREMAKGGITVPLIANMTEFGKTPLLSVAEFESLGYHGVLFPVTGLRTALQAIDRLLGELKLFGSQKDWLHHMMTRRELYSLLRYTDSHER from the coding sequence ATGACGAACAGGGACAAGAATTCAGCGACGCAAGCAAAGACGTCGCGTTTGCGTGAATTGCTCAGTGCGCGCGCCCTTGCCATCCCAGGGGCCTTCAACGCGCTGGTGGCGATGCAAATTGAGCGAGCCGGCTTCGAGATCGCCTATGTTTCGGGGGCGGCCATATCAGCTTGTCGGGGGATGCCGGATGTCGGTCTCCTGGCGCTCAGTGACATGGCGGCGGAGGCGGAGAGGATTGCCCGGGCGGTCTCGATTCCGACGATCGTCGATGCGGATACGGGATATGGCGGTCCGGCTCAGGTCGCTGAATCGGTGAGAGTGTTCGAAGAAGCCGATCTTGCCGGCATGCAGATTGAAGATCAAGACACGGCCAAGAAGTGCGGCCATCTTTCAGGCAAGCGTCTGGTGCCGAGAGGTGAAATGGCCGCCAAAATCGAGGCGGCCGTTCAGGCAAAAAAGGATCGGAATTTCATGATTGTGGCACGCACCGACGCCCGTGGAGTGGAGGGGCTGGACGCCGCCGTTCAACGGGCGATGACCTATGTGGAGGCCGGTGCGGATGCGCTGTTTCCCGAGGCCCTCGAATCGGCCGAAGAATTCCGGACCTTTGCCCGCGAAATGGCGAAAGGAGGAATCACGGTTCCATTGATCGCGAATATGACGGAGTTCGGGAAAACACCTCTTTTGAGCGTCGCAGAATTCGAGAGTCTCGGGTATCACGGGGTGCTCTTTCCCGTGACGGGCTTACGGACGGCCTTGCAAGCCATCGACAGGCTGCTGGGCGAGCTCAAGCTGTTCGGATCCCAGAAAGACTGGCTCCATCACATGATGACGCGACGAGAACTGTACAGTCTGCTCCGGTACACGGATTCTCACGAACGCTGA